TACCACCCCGTCAATGCCCGCCCCCCCGTGGCCCGTGAGGCGCTCACCAAGCTCATGGAGACCTTCTTCGGAGGCCGCCCCGAGCAGGTGGTCGTCGCGCTCCTCACCGACGAGGAGCGCAAGCTCACCGACGACGAGCTGGAGCGGCTCTCCGTGCTGATTGCGGAGGCTCGCCAGAAAGGAACCTAATGCGATGGCGCTCTTTTTTGTGGAACTGCTCGTTCGTGGCACCCTGCTGTGCCTCTTGGTCGCCCTAACACTGTTGCTCCTGCGCCGCGCCGCCGCGACCTACCGGCACCTGCTCTGCACGCTGGCGCTCTGTGGCCTACTCACGCTACCGCTGGTTCAGGAGCTATTGCCCCCCTTGCCCCTTTTGAAGGCAGATAAGCCTGTTGTGCTTGATCCCGGCCCCTTAGTTCCCCAGCGCTTTGAACCCATCCCCCAGCCCCTTCCCTCAGCACCCAGAGGGTACCCGGGAAGGGGAGAAGACCCACCCGGACCCTCCCTGCGGCAGGGAGGGTGGCTCGGAGCGAAGAATGAGCAGAGAGCCGGGTGGGTTCAGCCGGGTGGGTTCGGGGCATATGGGTTCTGGTGGGTTCTGGCTTGCTGGGCACTGGGAGCGGCTCTCCTGCTCGTGCGCCTTGCCGTGGCGCTGGTTCGTCTGCGCCAGCTGGAAAAGCGTAGCCAGCGCACAAGCCTTTTGGAGACTGAGATTCTGGTGAGCGAGCACATCACCACGCCGCTGACCTGGGGCGTTCGTTGCCCAGTGATCTTGCTTCCTGCCGCGCTACTTACCGGCGATCCCGCTGTCGCCGAGAGTGCCCTGCGCCACGAGAAAGCCCATATCGCCCGCCGCGACTGGCTCTGGCACTTGCTCGCGGAGGTCGTCTGTGCCCTCTGCTGGTTCCAGCCCGGCGCATGGTGGCTCCGCCGTCGGCTGCGCGCCGAGAGCGAGCGTGCCTGTGATGACCGGGTGCTTCTCTCGGGAGTCTCCGGCCCGGACTACGCGGCGCACCTGCTGGAGATTCTGAAAGTGGGGCGGGCAAGCTCACTCGCGCTGGGAATGGCGGCGGCGGGCAGTATGGAGGCGCGTGTGAAGCATATTCTCGATCCGAAAAAGCCGCGCCACTCACAGCGGCTGCGCCTGGCGCTCACGGCAGCACTCGGGCTGGCTCTTCTTCCGCTCGCGTCGCTCAAAGTCGCGGCCAAGCCCGGCGAGCGCCCTGTCAGTCGTCTACAAGAGGCGGTTGAGCTGCTCGCCCCCAAGCTGACTTTCCTAACCCCAAGTGCGTTGCTGGCACAGGCAAAAGCGACGTTGAGTGCGCCCAAACCCTTCGCGAAGCCGGAGGGTGGTGAGCCTAAGCGAGCCGGGAGGTTAATGATGCCACAGCCCCTTGCTCCTATACCTGCTCCTGCGACACCGGAGCCTCCCCGGCTTGCCCTTGAAAAAGTCGTCTGGAACGAGGCGGTGGATGGCTTGCAGGCGGGCTTTCTTCTCACTTCCAGCTCCCGCGTCCCGCTGGGCTCCAAGCTCACCTACCAGACCCTAGTGCGCAACACGTCCAACAAGCCCCTCGCATTTCTGACGCGCCTGCTCCAGTACGACGGCTACGAAGTGCCCACTGTTGACGGCAAGCCGACCAAAGGCGCGAAGCGCGGCTACCCGCTCGATCCGCTCTACTCCGTCACGCTGGCCCCCGGCGAGTCGGTGATTGTCCCAGCACAAAATGGCCGAGAGAGCCTGGAACTCTACGTGGGCGAGGGCGGCAGTAGCGACAGCCCGAGTATCGCCGCGTTCACGCCGGGGCACCTGAAGATTGTCCAGCCCGTCACGATCTACCGCACACCCGACAAGCTCTCCCTCGCCGACATGATGGGAATCTACACGCTCTCCAAGGTCTCCCCCGACGGCAGAGTGCGCACCGAGCCTGCAAATCGGGCAACAGGTCTGGGGGGCGATACGGGACGAATCGAGGGTGGGCAGACACTGGAAGCCTACAGCTACCTCGAAATTGGCACGCTCAATGCGGCGGCGGAGCGCAACGCCAGCACGGCGGTCTGGGGCAAGATAGACAAGGGGCTCCAGTGCGGTATCCGTTTGGTCAATCCAACCCGTGCTCTCAAAACTGGCGAGACACTGCAGGCTGAGTTTCTCTGGCGCAACACCACGAGCACCCCGATTACCACCCCGCTTCCACGTGCATCCGATCTCTATCCCATTCTCAGCGACACTACTGGGCATGGGCTCCCGATCGACTTTGGTGCACGTCTGATGCTCTACTCCCCAGCCGTGAGCCTGGGAGCGCGTGAGATACGCTCCCTGGGAGTGGTCGCGCTGACGCTGGTTCCCAAGGGGACACCCCCACCGACGAGCAACCTGGCACCAGGGCACATCACGCTGGCACCTGGCACCTACAAGCTCAGTGGCTTCGGGGGTGTCAGTGCGCCCGGCGGGCCAAACCCTCAGAGCGGCGA
This genomic interval from Armatimonas rosea contains the following:
- a CDS encoding M56 family metallopeptidase, with protein sequence MALFFVELLVRGTLLCLLVALTLLLLRRAAATYRHLLCTLALCGLLTLPLVQELLPPLPLLKADKPVVLDPGPLVPQRFEPIPQPLPSAPRGYPGRGEDPPGPSLRQGGWLGAKNEQRAGWVQPGGFGAYGFWWVLACWALGAALLLVRLAVALVRLRQLEKRSQRTSLLETEILVSEHITTPLTWGVRCPVILLPAALLTGDPAVAESALRHEKAHIARRDWLWHLLAEVVCALCWFQPGAWWLRRRLRAESERACDDRVLLSGVSGPDYAAHLLEILKVGRASSLALGMAAAGSMEARVKHILDPKKPRHSQRLRLALTAALGLALLPLASLKVAAKPGERPVSRLQEAVELLAPKLTFLTPSALLAQAKATLSAPKPFAKPEGGEPKRAGRLMMPQPLAPIPAPATPEPPRLALEKVVWNEAVDGLQAGFLLTSSSRVPLGSKLTYQTLVRNTSNKPLAFLTRLLQYDGYEVPTVDGKPTKGAKRGYPLDPLYSVTLAPGESVIVPAQNGRESLELYVGEGGSSDSPSIAAFTPGHLKIVQPVTIYRTPDKLSLADMMGIYTLSKVSPDGRVRTEPANRATGLGGDTGRIEGGQTLEAYSYLEIGTLNAAAERNASTAVWGKIDKGLQCGIRLVNPTRALKTGETLQAEFLWRNTTSTPITTPLPRASDLYPILSDTTGHGLPIDFGARLMLYSPAVSLGAREIRSLGVVALTLVPKGTPPPTSNLAPGHITLAPGTYKLSGFGGVSAPGGPNPQSGEATFTVVGDIPPAVFSDGIAWGETLEGFQLGLRDEGMPQCSLWVRNVSSKNLEYPHPSWNVSTQRSLVILIGRRDELTYPQRSSSFPFSRQTLAPGQKRQLMTYTIQIREGQIRDLLHLGTAPLPSLFAQFRFQCGAHKQATGSLPVIPQEDEPITWGRVEQGLQLGLRLPKGVTTFAKLSQVHFEVFLRNRSDKSLTASWVAPSRFELYGPDIFTTEGEPIPYIHTVAGPYIQQAKRLAVGESIVLGTIAIPEQAQERWDSLPQGPYLASGSPPPSPYEARFSLGVTVAGKSEQTLTARLPFTVSRPR